From Amphritea atlantica, a single genomic window includes:
- the fliJ gene encoding flagellar export protein FliJ produces the protein MKRSKRLQVVLDLAERKRKQADQWLGQSQSRVQQGEATLDQLRNYYSDYANSFYQVGASGISPGQIETHQAFMQKLRVAVQQQENALQMDRAQLEKVKEYWQSAYQHFKAVEMLVDKIRLQESQQAEKQLQKELDERSQLIRPPFI, from the coding sequence ATGAAGCGCTCAAAGCGGTTGCAGGTGGTGCTTGATCTTGCCGAGCGAAAACGTAAGCAGGCAGATCAGTGGCTGGGTCAGTCGCAGTCCAGGGTGCAGCAGGGTGAAGCGACGCTGGATCAGCTCAGAAACTATTATTCAGACTATGCTAATAGTTTTTATCAGGTGGGCGCTTCCGGTATCTCGCCCGGACAGATAGAAACTCATCAGGCTTTCATGCAGAAGTTAAGGGTTGCTGTTCAGCAGCAGGAAAATGCCCTGCAGATGGATCGTGCTCAGCTGGAGAAAGTGAAAGAGTATTGGCAAAGTGCCTATCAACACTTTAAAGCAGTTGAAATGCTGGTCGATAAGATCAGGCTGCAAGAGTCGCAACAGGCTGAAAAACAGCTGCAGAAAGAGCTTGATGAGCGCTCACAGTTAATCCGCCCTCCCTTTATCTGA
- the fliI gene encoding flagellar protein export ATPase FliI: protein MSDQLLKRLSRLKGLDYQIPAPVAHGQITRLIGLTLEAVGIKASMGEYCLIYPEHGDPVEAEVVGFSGDRIYLMPVDLLEGLAPGSRVSPMQGGGDVEVGFELLGRVVNGVGKPLDSLGPLGCKTTVSLQGRNINPLSRQPIKQTLDVGIRAINSLLSVGRGQRLGLFAGSGVGKSVLLGMMTRFTEADIVVVGLIGERGREVKEFIDHSLGEEGMRRAVVVASPADESPLMRLRAAQLATRLAEYFREQGKNVLLLMDSLTRYAQAQREIALAVGEPPATKGYPPSVFAKLPRLVERAGNGDKDGGSITAFYTVLTEGDDQQDPIADSARAILDGHIVLSRTLAERGHYPAIDIEQSISRAMPQVVSSDHLQAAMGFKQLYSKFQQNSDLISIGAYVRGSDAETDFAIERMPLMSAFLQQGLGESYAFQKSLTDLAMVLTPNPGNANPAPQGRQNIAMGNQAQ from the coding sequence ATGAGTGATCAGCTTTTAAAACGTCTGTCCCGTCTTAAGGGGCTGGACTATCAGATTCCTGCGCCAGTGGCTCACGGACAAATAACACGTCTGATCGGTTTAACCCTCGAAGCTGTTGGTATAAAAGCATCTATGGGTGAGTACTGTCTGATCTATCCGGAGCATGGGGATCCCGTCGAGGCGGAGGTCGTCGGTTTCTCCGGTGATCGGATCTATCTGATGCCTGTCGATCTGCTGGAAGGGTTGGCGCCGGGATCCCGGGTCAGTCCGATGCAGGGCGGTGGCGATGTTGAAGTGGGTTTTGAGTTGCTTGGGCGGGTTGTCAATGGTGTTGGCAAACCGCTGGATAGTCTCGGACCGCTGGGTTGTAAAACGACAGTGTCACTTCAGGGGCGGAATATTAACCCTCTCAGTCGGCAGCCTATTAAACAGACCCTTGATGTGGGTATTCGCGCAATCAATTCACTGCTCAGTGTTGGCCGGGGACAGCGTCTGGGGCTGTTTGCGGGTAGTGGTGTGGGTAAGAGTGTGTTGTTGGGTATGATGACCCGGTTTACTGAAGCGGATATTGTCGTTGTGGGGCTGATCGGTGAGCGTGGCCGGGAGGTGAAAGAGTTTATCGATCACAGCCTGGGTGAAGAGGGAATGCGTCGAGCAGTGGTAGTCGCATCTCCGGCCGACGAGTCACCGTTAATGCGGCTCAGGGCCGCTCAGCTGGCAACCCGGTTGGCGGAGTATTTCAGAGAACAGGGTAAAAATGTGCTTTTACTGATGGATTCTCTGACCCGCTATGCTCAGGCTCAGCGGGAGATCGCGCTTGCGGTTGGTGAGCCTCCGGCAACCAAGGGATATCCGCCTTCGGTTTTTGCTAAGCTTCCCAGGCTGGTGGAGCGGGCCGGTAATGGTGATAAGGATGGAGGTTCAATCACGGCATTTTATACGGTGCTGACCGAGGGTGATGATCAGCAGGACCCGATTGCGGACTCTGCCCGGGCGATTCTGGATGGGCATATTGTACTGTCCCGTACGCTGGCCGAGCGGGGCCACTACCCGGCGATCGATATAGAGCAATCGATTAGTCGTGCTATGCCGCAGGTCGTTAGTTCCGATCATCTGCAGGCGGCTATGGGGTTCAAGCAACTTTATTCCAAATTCCAGCAAAACAGCGACCTTATCTCAATAGGTGCTTATGTGCGGGGCAGTGATGCGGAGACCGATTTTGCCATTGAGCGAATGCCGTTGATGAGCGCCTTCCTGCAGCAGGGTCTTGGTGAGTCTTACGCTTTTCAGAAAAGCCTCACGGATCTGGCGATGGTGTTAACGCCTAATCCTGGTAATGCTAATCCTGCGCCGCAGGGACGACAGAATATCGCTATGGGTAATCAGGCTCAGTGA
- the fliG gene encoding flagellar motor switch protein FliG, producing the protein MNDKVTESGVELTNVQKAAVLLISLGEADAAEVLRYLGQKEVQQLGLAMSNLDNIPQSSVESVMADFMEAISDQTSIGINNDHYIKEMLSQALGSDRAQTLVDRILMTTNTSGLESLKWMDSRQVAEIIRYEHPQIQAVVIAYLDPDQAAHVLQRFDENVRLEIMMRITSLDEIQPSALQELNDILESQFSGATSQSASLGGLKTTANIMNYFDSNTEQELMEKIREVDEALGDQISEMMFVFDNLIDVEDRGIQVILREINTDTLVVALKGAETGLQDKVFKNMSKRAAELLRDDLEAKGPVRVSEVEDAQKEILSVARRLADEGEIVLGGGGEEMM; encoded by the coding sequence ATGAATGATAAGGTAACGGAATCCGGTGTTGAGCTGACTAACGTTCAGAAAGCGGCAGTATTACTGATCTCTCTGGGTGAAGCTGATGCCGCTGAGGTGTTGCGCTATCTGGGGCAAAAGGAGGTGCAGCAGCTGGGCCTGGCTATGAGTAACCTGGATAATATACCTCAGTCCTCGGTCGAGTCTGTGATGGCTGACTTTATGGAAGCGATCAGTGATCAGACCAGTATCGGTATTAATAACGACCACTATATTAAAGAGATGCTGAGTCAGGCGCTGGGGAGCGACCGGGCTCAGACGCTGGTGGACCGAATTCTGATGACGACCAATACCTCGGGCCTGGAAAGTCTTAAATGGATGGATTCCCGTCAGGTTGCCGAGATTATTCGTTATGAGCATCCGCAAATTCAGGCGGTGGTCATTGCCTATCTTGATCCTGATCAGGCGGCGCATGTGCTGCAGCGATTTGATGAGAATGTGCGTCTGGAGATCATGATGAGAATCACCTCTCTTGATGAGATTCAGCCTTCGGCGCTGCAGGAGCTGAATGATATTTTGGAATCGCAGTTCTCGGGAGCAACCAGTCAGAGTGCAAGCCTGGGTGGCCTGAAAACTACTGCCAATATTATGAACTACTTTGATAGTAATACTGAGCAGGAGTTGATGGAGAAAATTCGTGAGGTGGATGAGGCTCTGGGTGATCAGATCTCTGAGATGATGTTTGTATTTGATAACCTGATAGATGTTGAAGACCGCGGTATTCAGGTTATTCTGCGCGAGATTAATACTGATACCCTGGTGGTTGCGTTGAAAGGTGCCGAAACGGGCTTGCAGGACAAGGTTTTCAAAAACATGTCGAAGCGTGCTGCTGAGTTGTTGCGTGATGACCTCGAAGCTAAAGGTCCGGTGCGTGTGAGTGAAGTTGAAGATGCTCAGAAAGAGATTCTTAGCGTGGCTCGTCGTCTCGCCGATGAGGGCGAGATTGTGTTGGGTGGTGGCGGCGAAGAGATGATGTAA
- the fliF gene encoding flagellar M-ring protein FliF, which translates to MESATVQSGSGGSVAFGFNRLGLVRQLGLMVGLAATIAIGFAVVLWSQEPDYRVLYNNVSYADANQIVEQLQLNGIPYKFDSTGHNILVADEYLHKARLRLAAEGFTNDKTVGFELLDKEQGLGTSQFMENARYRRGLEGELARTVTSMLAVRSARVHLALPKQSVFVRDQRKPTASVFLDLVAGKRLESIQVEAITNLVASSIPELSSEDVTVVDQKGRLLNTRDMDTDVVLAAKQIEYTRRIEETLVNRVNSILQPVVGLGRYRAEVSADIDFTSVEQTDEIYNPDLPALRSEQVLDESTTGQAAAGGVPGSLSNQPPGAGSVPEVGANGLSLQNEGGGARPAGPKNARSQATRNYELDRSISYTKHQMGQVSRLSVAVVVDDIPTAGPNGGAKVRSAWSQNELDRLTILVKDAVGYSAVRGDSVSVINSPFAVPEVYQEEEIPVWKQEWVIDLAKQVLGGLFILLLVFGVLRPIMKNLAVSAAHKVAADGAAVKTEADMASELESLDMSGISADQVTFSGIDNALAPTPNETYEYQMNAIRSMIAEDPAKVAQAIRQWVIENE; encoded by the coding sequence ATGGAGAGCGCAACAGTGCAGTCAGGATCAGGTGGGTCGGTAGCCTTTGGCTTTAACCGCTTGGGGCTGGTGCGTCAGTTAGGTCTGATGGTAGGGCTTGCGGCCACCATTGCCATCGGCTTTGCGGTTGTTCTCTGGTCTCAGGAGCCGGATTACCGGGTGCTCTACAATAATGTCTCCTACGCAGATGCGAATCAGATAGTTGAGCAGCTGCAGCTGAACGGTATCCCTTATAAGTTTGATTCAACCGGGCACAATATCCTGGTGGCGGATGAGTATCTGCATAAGGCCAGGTTGCGCCTGGCCGCCGAGGGCTTTACCAATGATAAGACGGTCGGTTTTGAACTGCTCGATAAAGAGCAGGGTCTCGGAACCAGTCAGTTCATGGAAAATGCCCGTTATCGGCGTGGTCTGGAAGGGGAGCTGGCCCGTACCGTAACCAGTATGCTGGCAGTACGCAGTGCGCGGGTCCATCTGGCGCTGCCGAAACAATCGGTATTTGTGCGTGATCAGCGCAAGCCCACCGCGTCTGTGTTTCTTGATCTGGTCGCTGGTAAACGGCTGGAGTCGATTCAGGTGGAAGCGATTACCAATCTGGTTGCTTCCAGTATCCCGGAGCTATCCAGTGAAGATGTAACCGTAGTTGATCAGAAAGGCCGGTTACTGAATACCCGGGATATGGATACCGATGTGGTTCTGGCCGCCAAGCAAATAGAATATACCCGCAGAATAGAAGAAACCCTGGTAAATCGGGTAAACAGTATTTTGCAGCCGGTTGTGGGACTGGGACGTTATCGGGCAGAGGTGTCTGCTGATATCGACTTTACCTCGGTTGAGCAGACCGATGAAATTTATAATCCTGACCTTCCTGCACTGCGCAGTGAACAGGTTCTCGATGAAAGCACCACCGGTCAGGCCGCCGCGGGTGGCGTGCCCGGTTCGCTGTCCAATCAGCCCCCGGGTGCGGGTTCTGTGCCGGAAGTCGGTGCTAACGGCTTATCGCTGCAAAATGAGGGGGGGGGCGCACGCCCGGCGGGACCGAAAAATGCCCGCTCACAAGCGACCCGAAACTATGAGCTGGATCGCTCGATTAGTTATACGAAACATCAGATGGGGCAGGTCAGCCGGTTGTCAGTGGCAGTGGTTGTTGATGATATACCCACGGCCGGTCCGAATGGTGGTGCGAAAGTCCGTAGTGCCTGGAGTCAGAATGAGCTGGATCGATTGACTATACTGGTTAAGGATGCGGTGGGTTACTCCGCTGTGCGGGGTGATAGTGTGAGTGTGATCAATTCACCTTTTGCTGTGCCTGAGGTGTATCAGGAAGAGGAGATCCCCGTCTGGAAGCAGGAATGGGTCATCGATCTTGCTAAGCAGGTGCTGGGTGGGCTCTTTATCTTGCTGCTGGTGTTTGGTGTGTTGCGGCCTATTATGAAAAACCTGGCCGTCAGTGCCGCCCATAAAGTGGCCGCAGATGGCGCTGCGGTAAAGACTGAGGCTGATATGGCTTCAGAGCTTGAATCGCTGGATATGAGTGGCATATCTGCAGATCAGGTTACCTTTAGTGGTATTGATAATGCCCTTGCGCCTACGCCGAATGAAACCTATGAGTATCAGATGAATGCGATCCGTAGCATGATTGCTGAAGATCCGGCTAAAGTGGCGCAGGCGATCCGTCAGTGGGTGATTGAAAATGAATGA
- the fliE gene encoding flagellar hook-basal body complex protein FliE, which produces MIERAEISAVLQQMREVKMQVQQGISPEMPRPNAIRPVAGEQSGESFADLFKGAIDGVNNSQAQAKSLATAYEKGVPGVDLHQVMISMEKASVSFQALTQVRNKMVGAYEDVMKMPI; this is translated from the coding sequence ATGATTGAGCGGGCAGAGATAAGCGCCGTTTTACAGCAGATGCGTGAAGTGAAGATGCAGGTCCAGCAGGGTATTTCGCCTGAAATGCCCCGGCCAAATGCTATTCGGCCTGTTGCCGGCGAGCAGAGTGGCGAGAGTTTTGCGGATCTGTTTAAAGGGGCTATCGATGGTGTCAACAACTCTCAGGCGCAGGCTAAAAGTCTTGCGACGGCTTATGAGAAGGGTGTTCCCGGTGTCGATCTGCATCAGGTGATGATCAGTATGGAAAAAGCATCAGTCTCTTTTCAGGCGCTGACTCAGGTGCGCAATAAAATGGTTGGCGCTTATGAAGACGTTATGAAAATGCCAATCTGA
- a CDS encoding 3'-5' exonuclease, producing MIIPRTIRKMKDRMDHKHGPYAHLFEPYEGDEVVSLDCETTSLNVKEGEILSIGAVKIKGRKVMTSERLDIKLKPPKSLTGDSIKIHKIRAADLVDGVYMDEALERLLEFVGNRPILGYYVNYDVRMLEKYLRPRYGFGFPGKAIELSHVYHDIIKWRYVGGDIDLRFDTISRRLDIPMLERHTALGDAITVALMYVRLKYGEPPSAK from the coding sequence ATGATTATTCCCAGAACTATAAGAAAAATGAAAGATCGTATGGATCATAAACATGGCCCGTACGCGCACCTGTTTGAACCCTATGAGGGGGATGAGGTGGTCTCTCTGGATTGTGAGACGACCAGTCTGAATGTTAAAGAGGGTGAGATTCTTTCTATCGGGGCGGTTAAAATTAAGGGCCGCAAAGTGATGACCAGTGAACGGCTGGATATAAAGCTTAAACCACCCAAAAGTCTCACCGGTGATTCCATCAAGATTCATAAGATCCGGGCAGCGGATCTGGTGGATGGCGTCTATATGGATGAGGCGCTGGAGAGGTTGCTGGAGTTTGTCGGCAACCGCCCGATTCTTGGTTATTACGTCAATTATGATGTGCGCATGCTGGAGAAATATCTGCGGCCGCGTTATGGCTTTGGCTTTCCCGGTAAGGCGATAGAATTGTCACATGTTTACCATGATATTATTAAGTGGCGCTATGTGGGCGGCGATATCGATCTGCGTTTTGATACCATCTCCAGGCGCCTCGATATTCCTATGCTGGAACGACATACTGCGTTGGGTGATGCGATCACTGTTGCGCTGATGTATGTGCGTTTAAAGTATGGTGAGCCTCCGTCTGCCAAATAG
- a CDS encoding cyclic nucleotide-binding/CBS domain-containing protein: protein MPSSFKIENMPFSLLNEKEQELLRLSLDIGYYQSGETILAAGSVPEGVYVILKGRVAESDVPGEDGVQQHLYVHYTNEDYFGGWSAIRGKAIHNFIAVEETICHILPTRVLLDLCATNNRFADYFQQSLSAKTEIQAQEGGDQDMAEFMLAQIKDGLIREPLIVLEGTSIAEATTMMRDKHADCVLVKRGNRYGMVTGTDILDAVVINKLSLDSAVAEIASYRLISTTSDDYLFNALITMTQQRIERVVVMDDGRLTGVIELTDVLSYFSSHSHVIGLRIERAQTVEDLYEAAHGLNDLIKALVSHGVKARFAMELIAAMNARIIAKLFGLVIPRDMQPHVCLVVMGSEGRGEQIMKTDQDNALIYRDGLIWPDMQETMQRFSETLISFGFPKCPGDIMVSNPAWVKSIGEWTQQLSDWSYLCEGEAQMNLAIAVDAHPVAGNAALFKTSRNWFLRHLKNNDVFFSHFARAAIEFDTPLTFFGNLKDKGELDVKKAGIFPIVHGIRTMALQFRILETNTFKRIEALVEMGQMKEAHGRELAEALALFIQTRLKQQVRRIDGSEDGVDLTPNILELSSLDKMERDLLRDGMHIVKGFKKHLTLRYHLGG from the coding sequence ATGCCATCGTCGTTTAAAATTGAGAATATGCCATTCAGTCTGCTCAACGAAAAGGAGCAGGAGTTACTGCGATTAAGTCTGGATATTGGCTATTATCAGTCGGGTGAAACGATTCTCGCTGCGGGGAGTGTGCCTGAGGGGGTGTACGTCATTCTGAAGGGGCGGGTCGCTGAAAGCGATGTGCCTGGTGAGGATGGTGTTCAGCAGCATCTGTATGTTCATTATACCAATGAGGATTATTTTGGTGGCTGGTCAGCGATCAGGGGTAAAGCGATCCACAATTTTATCGCCGTTGAAGAAACGATCTGCCATATTCTGCCGACCCGTGTGCTGCTTGATCTGTGTGCAACGAATAACCGGTTTGCCGATTATTTTCAGCAAAGTCTTTCTGCTAAGACCGAGATCCAGGCTCAGGAGGGCGGGGATCAGGATATGGCGGAGTTTATGCTGGCTCAGATTAAAGATGGTCTGATACGTGAACCGCTGATTGTGCTCGAGGGGACCAGCATTGCTGAGGCTACAACGATGATGCGTGACAAGCATGCAGACTGTGTGCTGGTTAAGCGTGGTAATCGCTATGGTATGGTCACCGGGACGGATATTCTCGATGCGGTGGTTATCAATAAGCTCAGCCTTGATTCGGCCGTTGCGGAGATTGCCAGTTACCGTCTGATCTCCACTACTTCGGATGATTATCTGTTTAATGCCCTGATTACGATGACTCAGCAACGCATTGAACGGGTGGTGGTGATGGATGACGGCCGCCTTACCGGAGTCATAGAGCTGACCGATGTGCTGAGTTATTTTTCCAGTCACTCTCATGTTATCGGATTGCGAATTGAGCGTGCCCAGACGGTTGAAGATCTCTACGAAGCCGCTCATGGACTGAATGATCTGATAAAAGCGCTGGTGTCACACGGGGTGAAGGCGCGCTTTGCGATGGAGTTGATCGCTGCGATGAATGCGCGGATTATCGCAAAACTGTTTGGTCTGGTGATTCCCCGGGACATGCAGCCGCATGTCTGCCTGGTTGTGATGGGCAGTGAAGGGCGGGGTGAACAGATCATGAAGACCGATCAGGATAATGCCCTGATCTATCGTGACGGTCTGATCTGGCCTGATATGCAGGAAACAATGCAGCGCTTCAGTGAAACGCTGATCTCATTTGGTTTTCCGAAATGCCCGGGTGATATTATGGTGTCTAATCCTGCCTGGGTTAAGTCGATCGGTGAGTGGACTCAGCAGTTAAGTGACTGGTCTTACCTTTGTGAGGGGGAGGCGCAGATGAATCTGGCGATTGCTGTGGATGCTCATCCGGTTGCGGGCAATGCTGCGCTGTTTAAAACTTCCCGGAACTGGTTTCTGCGTCATCTGAAAAATAACGATGTGTTTTTTTCTCACTTTGCCCGGGCCGCGATTGAGTTTGATACCCCGCTGACCTTCTTTGGTAATCTGAAAGATAAGGGGGAGCTGGATGTTAAGAAGGCCGGTATTTTCCCGATAGTGCACGGTATCCGCACAATGGCGCTGCAGTTCAGAATACTCGAGACGAATACGTTTAAGCGAATTGAAGCGTTGGTTGAGATGGGGCAGATGAAAGAGGCGCACGGTCGTGAACTGGCTGAAGCGTTGGCGCTGTTTATTCAGACCCGCCTGAAGCAGCAGGTGAGGCGAATCGATGGATCTGAGGACGGCGTAGATCTAACGCCTAATATCCTCGAGTTGTCATCATTGGATAAAATGGAGCGAGATTTGCTGCGAGATGGTATGCATATCGTTAAGGGTTTTAAAAAGCATCTGACACTCAGGTATCACCTGGGAGGCTAA